In Geminocystis sp. NIES-3708, a single window of DNA contains:
- a CDS encoding glycosyltransferase family 39 protein: MTKITKLSIFSYPVINIIFLGLIIRTIIAIYLYPGYDEAYYYIYSQNLDWSYFDHPLLVSLTTGLGVWLTGEVNQFTIRIGTLIIFTASLYFLYLTGKKLFNYQSGLLTLIIASIIPIFTVAFGVLTLPDVPLIFFWTLTLLCCYYEFFASENLLNYQPSYRLILIAICVGLACLSKYHGFILGLGLVGFCLFNSPYRRVFTSYWLYIATVLFILTLFPLLYWNWQHDWVSFGFQLSGRFQSQNSSLLIINPLNIILVALVSIGYLFPSFGFPLWWVSFKSLWNEITIQSNYRYQLILWISLPLTIGFTLLGAVTQILPTWSMPGFWGLTLILGNFVEQWLKYFPRSVKRWLYLSFLMINTIIFIMLLHFNLGLFQKPNQNIFFSGLISPQNDPSTELIDIVQFRHQLTDSRAFTEALKSSDFIFTNQYYLGGYIGMAINSLTNIPLVCFCDDSRGFNYWYPLENLKGKTGLYMTSKRFIEEEDKFSQYFTHWQKITQISLKRSGEITETFYIYQGKDLMIIPKVS, encoded by the coding sequence ATGACAAAAATAACAAAACTATCAATCTTCTCTTATCCTGTTATAAATATTATTTTTTTAGGTTTAATTATACGTACAATTATCGCTATTTATTTATATCCGGGATATGATGAAGCCTATTATTATATTTATAGTCAAAATTTAGATTGGAGTTATTTTGATCATCCTCTTTTAGTTTCTTTAACCACTGGTTTAGGAGTATGGTTAACAGGAGAGGTTAATCAATTTACCATCAGAATTGGCACATTAATTATTTTTACTGCTAGTCTTTATTTTCTTTATTTAACAGGTAAAAAATTATTTAACTATCAAAGTGGATTATTAACTTTAATTATTGCTTCAATTATTCCTATTTTTACTGTTGCTTTTGGAGTTTTAACTTTACCTGATGTACCATTAATATTTTTTTGGACATTAACTTTATTATGCTGTTATTATGAATTTTTTGCCTCTGAAAATTTGTTGAATTATCAACCTAGTTATCGTCTCATTTTGATAGCAATTTGTGTTGGTTTAGCTTGTTTATCAAAATATCATGGCTTTATTTTAGGATTAGGATTAGTAGGATTTTGTCTTTTTAATTCCCCTTATCGCCGAGTTTTTACATCCTATTGGTTATATATCGCTACAGTTTTATTTATCTTAACTTTATTTCCGCTTTTATATTGGAATTGGCAACATGATTGGGTTTCTTTTGGATTTCAATTATCAGGGCGTTTTCAATCTCAGAATTCTTCATTACTAATTATAAATCCCCTAAATATAATTCTTGTGGCATTAGTCAGCATTGGTTACTTATTTCCTAGTTTTGGTTTTCCTCTTTGGTGGGTAAGTTTTAAAAGTCTTTGGAATGAAATAACTATTCAATCTAACTATCGCTATCAACTAATTCTCTGGATTTCTTTACCGTTAACTATTGGATTTACTTTACTAGGTGCAGTTACTCAAATATTACCAACATGGTCTATGCCCGGATTTTGGGGTTTAACTTTAATTTTAGGAAATTTTGTCGAACAATGGCTTAAATACTTTCCAAGAAGCGTTAAGCGTTGGTTATATCTTTCTTTTTTGATGATTAACACCATTATTTTCATTATGTTATTACATTTTAATTTAGGATTATTTCAAAAACCTAATCAAAATATCTTTTTTTCTGGTTTAATTTCTCCTCAAAATGATCCTTCTACAGAATTAATTGATATTGTACAATTTAGACATCAATTGACAGATTCTCGTGCATTTACCGAAGCCTTAAAATCCAGTGACTTTATTTTTACTAATCAATACTATCTTGGTGGTTACATTGGTATGGCAATTAATTCTTTAACAAATATACCCTTAGTGTGTTTTTGTGATGATAGTCGAGGATTTAATTATTGGTATCCGTTAGAGAATTTAAAAGGAAAAACAGGGTTATATATGACATCTAAGCGTTTCATTGAGGAAGAAGACAAATTCAGTCAATATTTTACACATTGGCAAAAGATTACTCAAATTTCTTTAAAAAGATCAGGTGAGATAACAGAAACGTTTTATATATATCAAGGGAAAGATTTAATGATTATACCAAAAGTCAGTTAA
- a CDS encoding DUF3531 family protein, producing the protein MQIKFREFNPFDVWIWLEFDHVPSEMEKQYVEELFNSWFYLGKLGGFNAENLQIQELGIDISYMEYDEDLADNSMMSPMHNMGEFEFLGNWGRCWFDLGTSDLISLDILINALRELANEYVGISQLIIGGENEDWTIDKDKNSNFLEE; encoded by the coding sequence ATGCAGATAAAATTTAGAGAATTTAATCCTTTTGATGTATGGATTTGGTTAGAATTTGATCATGTGCCGTCAGAAATGGAAAAACAATATGTAGAAGAATTATTTAACTCATGGTTTTATTTAGGCAAATTAGGAGGATTTAATGCCGAAAATCTACAAATACAAGAATTAGGGATTGATATTAGTTATATGGAATATGATGAAGATTTAGCAGATAATTCCATGATGTCTCCGATGCATAATATGGGAGAATTTGAATTTTTAGGAAATTGGGGTAGGTGTTGGTTTGATTTAGGCACAAGTGATTTAATTAGTTTAGATATATTAATTAATGCTTTGAGAGAATTAGCTAACGAATATGTGGGCATTAGTCAGTTAATTATTGGGGGAGAAAATGAAGATTGGACAATAGATAAAGATAAAAATTCTAATTTTTTAGAAGAATAA
- a CDS encoding ComF family protein, with protein sequence MLNNFLSLFLKSNCPLCQRNADNIICQYCEQKLLSCQLTNYKQFGQSDFLLFAWGKYDSYLKRAIAALKYDKNKAIGELLGNWLGEAWLQSGNKKKYPQLMVIPIPLHEDKLKTRGFNQAELIANGFCQVTGYPLQRKLLMRIKNTEAMFGLNPQQRQKNISQAFCLGKDYTKINKYNKILIIDDIYTTGITVNEAIQVLNKVKLKTIGVATVSVTKNES encoded by the coding sequence ATGTTGAACAATTTTTTATCTTTGTTTCTTAAATCTAATTGCCCTCTTTGTCAGCGTAATGCTGATAATATTATTTGCCAATATTGTGAGCAAAAATTACTCTCTTGTCAACTTACCAATTATAAACAATTTGGTCAATCCGATTTTCTTTTATTTGCTTGGGGTAAATATGATAGTTATTTAAAACGGGCGATCGCCGCCTTAAAATATGATAAAAATAAAGCCATAGGAGAATTATTAGGCAACTGGCTAGGAGAAGCATGGTTACAATCAGGGAATAAAAAAAAATATCCTCAACTAATGGTAATTCCCATTCCTTTACATGAGGATAAATTAAAAACCAGAGGTTTTAACCAAGCAGAATTAATAGCCAATGGTTTTTGTCAGGTTACAGGCTATCCTTTGCAAAGAAAATTATTAATGAGAATAAAAAATACTGAAGCAATGTTTGGTTTAAATCCTCAACAAAGACAGAAAAATATTAGTCAAGCCTTTTGTTTAGGAAAAGATTACACAAAAATAAATAAATATAACAAAATTCTCATTATTGATGATATTTATACCACTGGAATAACTGTAAATGAAGCGATACAAGTATTAAACAAAGTAAAGTTAAAAACAATAGGTGTAGCAACCGTTTCAGTGACAAAAAATGAATCATAG
- a CDS encoding NblA/ycf18 family protein yields METSAKLSLEQEFKLEVLKDQVQKLSHEQAQEYLIEVFRQMMVKDNLMKQLLRNA; encoded by the coding sequence ATGGAAACATCAGCAAAACTTAGTCTTGAACAAGAATTCAAGCTAGAGGTATTAAAAGATCAAGTTCAAAAGTTGAGTCATGAACAAGCACAAGAGTATCTCATCGAAGTATTTCGTCAAATGATGGTTAAAGATAACCTAATGAAACAATTACTGAGAAATGCTTAA
- a CDS encoding RNA polymerase sigma factor SigF: MSHKTASEYKIENEKLFILYQTNQDLKIRNQILELNLGLVRKEVCHWINQCQENYDDLLQVGCIGLIRAIERFNPEKGFAFSSFAIPYIKGEIQHYLRDKGDSIRIPRRCLELKHQSNRIVINLRNKLNRQPTDREIAQELGVSLTEWHEVKLAHQNRDLISLDTTNNQEDDKNSLVDCLPDNQYHSFQLVQEDKIRLNNALCQLEDSTRKVLEFVFLQDLTQKETAEKLGISVITVSRRVKKGIAKMRGLVNPEEF; this comes from the coding sequence ATGTCCCATAAAACTGCTTCAGAATACAAAATTGAAAACGAAAAACTATTTATTCTTTATCAAACAAATCAAGATCTAAAAATTCGGAATCAAATTTTAGAGCTAAACTTAGGCTTAGTTAGAAAAGAAGTCTGTCATTGGATAAATCAGTGTCAAGAAAATTATGACGACTTATTGCAAGTAGGATGTATCGGTTTAATTCGTGCCATTGAAAGATTTAATCCCGAAAAAGGTTTTGCTTTTAGCTCCTTTGCGATACCTTATATTAAAGGAGAAATTCAACACTATCTCAGAGATAAAGGAGATTCTATTCGTATTCCTCGTCGTTGCTTAGAATTAAAGCATCAATCAAATCGTATTGTTATAAATTTAAGAAATAAACTTAACCGTCAACCCACTGACAGAGAAATTGCTCAAGAATTAGGGGTATCTTTAACAGAATGGCATGAGGTAAAATTAGCTCATCAAAATAGAGATCTTATCAGCCTAGATACTACCAATAATCAAGAAGATGATAAAAATAGTTTGGTGGACTGTTTACCTGATAATCAATATCATAGTTTTCAATTAGTACAAGAAGATAAAATCCGATTAAATAACGCTTTATGTCAGTTAGAAGATAGCACTCGTAAAGTATTAGAATTCGTTTTTTTACAGGATTTAACCCAAAAAGAAACCGCCGAAAAATTGGGCATTAGCGTTATTACTGTTTCTCGACGAGTGAAAAAAGGTATTGCTAAAATGAGAGGTTTAGTTAACCCCGAAGAATTTTAA
- a CDS encoding GAF domain-containing protein, translating into MTKPLFCIWNKESVTLKESNRILAIKNLNLIPEKTIPVFDEATQTAANSLGISICCLGILLEEEYQLKSAFGLSKLGLMNDIAKTRKIHRNNAFATHVIDSGNSLVIENALDDIFFKQSILTQHYGIIAYLGVPIFNSNGLCIGCLEIIDTKPRQFSTADINFLTITARWCIAEYEKNQLITKKEITSDLIDNIEELNKDILTNNLKDQSSSNLIVQETKNNYKDSEQYIRRLSFQLLNKLTQKLSIPLTSVIGMSSVLKQEIYGKLNPKQLEYLEIIHDSGKEMITLVDEVTKLASIKTEVNLEFVPVDLENLGTQVIKSLESVARSREHTLRLSIEPGEKIWNLDREKVKKTLYYLLITIIEGSRAGGEIQIHISQRLHILKINCWVTHPWLGDGISFEKISSYEEALKNNTNLAQILDKKDEINQELNQYNNYDYDLVCLLFSAYLASLQKGNISLQGSTESTYRFVISIPIPN; encoded by the coding sequence ATGACAAAACCTTTATTTTGCATTTGGAACAAAGAATCAGTTACCCTTAAAGAAAGTAACCGAATTTTGGCTATTAAAAATCTTAATTTAATACCAGAAAAAACTATTCCCGTTTTTGATGAAGCGACTCAAACTGCCGCTAATTCTTTAGGTATATCCATTTGTTGTTTAGGTATTTTATTAGAAGAAGAATATCAACTTAAGTCAGCCTTTGGTTTATCTAAATTAGGGTTGATGAATGATATAGCTAAAACTAGAAAAATTCATCGAAACAATGCCTTTGCTACTCATGTTATTGATAGTGGTAATTCTTTAGTTATTGAAAATGCTTTAGATGATATTTTTTTTAAACAAAGTATTCTAACTCAACATTATGGAATTATTGCTTATTTGGGTGTACCTATCTTTAACTCTAACGGTTTGTGTATCGGTTGTTTAGAGATAATAGATACAAAACCTCGTCAGTTTTCTACGGCTGATATTAATTTTCTCACTATTACTGCTCGTTGGTGTATAGCAGAATATGAAAAAAATCAATTAATTACAAAAAAAGAAATAACTTCTGATTTAATTGATAACATTGAAGAACTTAATAAAGATATATTAACAAACAATTTAAAGGATCAAAGTTCATCTAATTTAATTGTTCAAGAAACAAAAAATAATTATAAAGATTCTGAGCAATATATCCGAAGATTAAGTTTTCAATTATTAAATAAATTAACTCAAAAACTATCGATTCCTTTAACTTCTGTGATTGGAATGTCTAGTGTTTTAAAACAAGAAATTTATGGGAAACTTAATCCTAAACAATTAGAATATTTAGAGATTATTCATGATAGTGGCAAAGAGATGATTACTTTAGTAGATGAAGTAACAAAATTAGCTAGTATCAAAACTGAAGTTAACCTCGAATTTGTACCTGTTGATTTGGAAAATTTAGGCACACAAGTTATTAAAAGTTTAGAAAGTGTTGCCCGTAGTCGTGAACATACATTAAGATTATCTATCGAACCAGGGGAAAAAATTTGGAATTTAGACAGGGAAAAAGTCAAGAAAACTCTATATTATCTTCTTATTACCATTATTGAAGGTTCGAGAGCGGGGGGAGAAATACAAATACACATATCACAAAGGTTACATATTCTTAAAATCAATTGTTGGGTAACTCATCCATGGTTAGGAGATGGTATTTCTTTTGAAAAAATTAGCAGTTATGAAGAGGCTTTAAAAAATAACACAAATCTCGCACAAATTTTAGATAAAAAAGATGAAATTAACCAAGAATTAAATCAATATAACAACTATGATTATGATTTAGTTTGTTTATTATTTAGTGCTTATTTAGCTAGTCTTCAAAAAGGTAATATATCTTTACAAGGCTCAACGGAATCAACCTATCGTTTTGTAATTTCTATTCCTATTCCTAACTAA
- the chlP gene encoding geranylgeranyl reductase: MTIRVAVVGGGPAGSSAAEVLASSGIETYIFERKLDNAKPCGGAIPLCMVSEFDLPPEIIDRRVRKMKMISPSNIEVNIGQTLKDDEYIGMCRREVLDGFMRERAAKLGANLINGTVYQLDIPNNDKEAYTLHYADHSNGTAQGEMKTLKVDLVIGADGANSRIAKAIDAGDYNYAIAFQERIRLPEDKMAYYEDLAEMYVGNDVSPDFYAWVFPKYDHVAVGTGTMKVNKAMIKDLQAGIRQRAAKRLEGGEIIKVEAHPIPEHPRPRRVVGRVALVGDAAGTVTKSSGEGIYFAAKSARMCAEVIVETSNNGQKVPSEADLKTYLKRWDKQYGTTYLVLDILQRVFYRSDATREAFVEMCADIDVQKITFDSYLYKTVVPANPLVQMKITAKTIGSLLRGNALAP; encoded by the coding sequence GTGACAATTCGGGTAGCAGTAGTGGGTGGAGGTCCTGCAGGTTCTTCAGCAGCAGAAGTTTTAGCTTCATCAGGAATTGAAACTTATATTTTTGAAAGAAAGTTAGATAATGCTAAACCTTGTGGTGGTGCAATTCCTCTTTGTATGGTGAGTGAGTTTGATTTACCGCCCGAAATTATTGATCGTCGAGTCCGTAAAATGAAAATGATTTCACCCTCGAATATTGAAGTCAATATCGGTCAAACTCTCAAAGATGATGAATATATTGGAATGTGTCGTCGAGAAGTTTTAGACGGTTTTATGCGCGAACGTGCCGCTAAATTGGGTGCTAATTTGATTAATGGTACTGTTTATCAACTAGATATTCCTAACAACGATAAAGAAGCTTATACCCTGCACTATGCAGATCATTCTAATGGCACTGCCCAAGGGGAAATGAAAACTCTGAAAGTAGATCTAGTTATTGGTGCTGATGGTGCTAACTCTCGTATTGCTAAAGCCATTGATGCTGGTGATTATAACTATGCCATCGCTTTTCAAGAAAGAATTAGGTTGCCTGAAGATAAGATGGCGTACTATGAAGACTTAGCGGAAATGTACGTTGGTAATGATGTTTCTCCAGACTTTTATGCGTGGGTATTCCCTAAATATGATCATGTTGCCGTTGGCACTGGTACAATGAAAGTCAATAAAGCAATGATCAAAGACTTACAAGCAGGAATCCGTCAAAGGGCGGCTAAACGCTTAGAAGGTGGCGAAATCATTAAAGTAGAAGCACATCCTATTCCTGAACATCCTCGTCCTCGTCGTGTAGTTGGTAGAGTTGCTTTAGTCGGTGATGCGGCGGGTACAGTTACTAAGTCTTCAGGGGAAGGCATTTATTTTGCGGCTAAATCTGCGAGAATGTGTGCAGAAGTGATCGTGGAAACCAGTAATAATGGTCAAAAAGTTCCTAGTGAAGCAGACTTAAAAACCTATCTCAAACGTTGGGATAAACAATACGGCACAACTTACTTAGTATTAGATATTTTACAAAGGGTTTTCTATCGCAGTGATGCCACCCGTGAAGCATTTGTAGAAATGTGTGCGGATATTGACGTGCAAAAAATCACTTTTGATAGCTACTTATATAAAACCGTTGTACCTGCTAACCCATTAGTACAAATGAAGATTACAGCTAAAACCATTGGCAGTCTTTTAAGAGGTAACGCCTTAGCACCGTAG